In Longimicrobiales bacterium, a genomic segment contains:
- a CDS encoding D-alanine--D-alanine ligase — MKVAVLLGGTSDERDVSLASGVQVASALRQAGHEVVAVDTVHGRLGPDRERQLLEEGVKAAAPPSPGALAALDESHTVALTRDADLADVDVFFLALHGGSGEDGTIQALLDVAGVTYTGSDRLGCSLAMDKEVTKRLLRDAGIPTPDWMVGSHKVDEVEAALGLPVIVKAAAGGSSLRLFLAHDRDELAAAIAVSATWDDVVLFERYHAGREFTVGVVGPDTFPVGEIVPEHEIFDYECKYQPGMAEEIFPADIPAELSDELRRLALEVHRALRMRDYSRIDFIVDEGGRPWCLEANALPGMTANSLVPKGARSAGITFPELCDRVVRLAYRRSGSHSS, encoded by the coding sequence GTGAAGGTCGCCGTTCTTCTCGGTGGTACGTCCGACGAAAGGGACGTCTCTCTGGCGTCCGGTGTTCAGGTCGCATCAGCGCTCCGCCAAGCAGGTCATGAAGTCGTAGCGGTCGATACGGTGCACGGCCGACTGGGCCCCGACCGGGAACGACAGCTGCTCGAAGAGGGCGTCAAGGCGGCGGCTCCTCCCAGTCCTGGAGCACTCGCAGCCCTCGACGAGAGTCACACCGTCGCGCTCACTCGCGATGCCGACCTCGCTGATGTCGATGTATTTTTCTTGGCCCTTCACGGGGGTAGTGGAGAAGACGGGACGATCCAGGCGCTCCTCGACGTCGCTGGTGTGACCTATACGGGCAGTGATCGCCTCGGGTGCTCACTCGCGATGGACAAGGAGGTTACCAAACGCCTGCTGCGGGATGCCGGGATTCCGACGCCCGATTGGATGGTCGGATCGCATAAGGTCGATGAAGTCGAGGCGGCGCTTGGGCTCCCTGTGATCGTGAAGGCGGCGGCGGGTGGATCATCACTGAGACTGTTTCTCGCGCACGATCGAGACGAGCTCGCCGCGGCGATTGCAGTGAGTGCGACGTGGGACGACGTCGTCTTGTTCGAGCGATACCACGCAGGACGGGAATTCACTGTGGGGGTTGTCGGCCCCGACACTTTCCCGGTGGGTGAGATCGTGCCTGAGCACGAGATTTTTGACTATGAGTGCAAATATCAACCAGGCATGGCGGAAGAGATTTTTCCCGCCGATATCCCGGCCGAACTCTCTGACGAGCTCCGTCGCCTCGCGCTCGAAGTCCACCGGGCTCTTCGCATGCGAGACTACTCGCGTATCGATTTCATTGTCGATGAAGGCGGCCGTCCATGGTGTCTGGAAGCCAACGCGCTTCCGGGGATGACGGCGAACAGCCTGGTACCCAAGGGGGCCCGCTCCGCAGGAATCACCTTTCCCGAACTCTGCGATCGGGTGGTGCGGCTCGCGTACAGGCGTTCCGGAA